The Thermoplasmata archaeon nucleotide sequence AGGACGAGAGCGAGTGATCAAGGGAACCCCAGGTGGGCCTTGACGGCGCCCAGGTAGGGTGCCACGTCGAGCCCAGCCTGGCGGGCTGCGATCAGGGCCGCGACCTCCACGTCGACGTCCATGCGCTCCTGGACCGCGTTGATCGCCGCGATCACGCCGCGGCGGTCCGTGTTCGCATGGGCCACCAGGGCATCCACGATCCGGAGGAAGACGTCCTCGGACGCAGGCGTTGCAACCTCGAGGGTCTTCGCGGTGGGCACGAAGTCCCGCGGGACGTCGACGGCGTCG carries:
- a CDS encoding DUF2240 family protein, encoding MDELRYAIALLFRRKGRDELTEREFVLSASMDLRWFPPRDAQRLLQLGLETKLLESHGGNIRPAFPIDAVDVPRDFVPTAKTLEVATPASEDVFLRIVDALVAHANTDRRGVIAAINAVQERMDVDVEVAALIAARQAGLDVAPYLGAVKAHLGFP